A stretch of DNA from Cryptococcus neoformans var. neoformans JEC21 chromosome 13 sequence:
CGTTGAGGTGGGGTTCGAGCTCGGAAAGGTTGATCTCAATGACCTCGTCATATTCGGCACCTTGGTCCGCCTGGAGGAAGCCCTTGGCGGCGGCAGCGTCCGCAGCGTCAGCGACGGGGCCGCGGCCGGTAGCGTGGAGGTACTGTCGCATGTTGGCAGAGTAGGGGAAGGTAGAGGTTGTAGCGCCCACTTCGGCACCCATGTTAGCAATGGTGGCAAGACCGGTACAGGACTGTGCGGTGACGCCAGGTCCAAAGTACTCGATGATACGACCAGTACCGCCCTAAAACTCAGTTAGTAATGCTCTTGTCCATCATAAGATGAAAAATTACTCACTCGTACGGTAAGCTTTCCGGCGAGGTGAAGAATCAAGTCCTTGGGGGTAGCCCATCCCTTCAGCTCACCAGTCAGCTTGACACCAGTCACCAGAGGCGCCTTCAACTCCCAAGGAGTGTCTGTCAAAGCGTCGACGGCATCGGCACCACCAACGCCGATAGCCAACATACCCAAACCGCCAGCATTAGGGGTATGCGAGTCGGTACCGAGCATCAAAAGACCAGGGGCCGCATAGTTCTCGAGGACGATCTGGTGGATGATACCACTTCCAGGCTTCCAGAACTCGATACCATATTTGGTCGCGGCGGATTGAAGAAAGTCAAAGACTTCCTTGTTGGCGTCGATTGAACGGGAGAGATCAGAGGCAGCACCTGTTTGGGCTTGGATAAGGTGGTCGCAGTGGATAGAGGCGGGGACAGCACATGAGGGAAGTCGACATGTCATGAATTGGAGCAAAGCCATTTGAGCGGATGCATCCTGCACGGGATGAGTCACTGCACGATTTTTACACGATAAAACTGCTCACCTGCATGGCAACACGATCCGGTCTGAGCTTGAGATACCGCTCTCCTCGAAtctttccaccacctcccaaGCTCTCCTCCGGATTTCTCAAGTGGGCGTAGAGGATCTTCTCTGCGAGGGTCAACTTGGAGTTCTTAGGGAGAACTTGTCTGACATTGTCGAGGGTCTTGAGGAGACGAGGGTAGGGGGGAGTGATGCTTGTGCAGTCCTTGACGGGGAGCTGTGCGGGGGTGGCGAGGCCGCGAGCGAGAGGGCGGGCGATCGATGGGCGCGGTCTGATCATTATGGGGGCTGTGATAGGGCTGAGATTGAATGTGTGTGCCCGCTGCTAGATATACAAAGATACGCGCTTATAGCggcgaaaaaaaaatggtcACTTTGATTACGACGAGCGACTCATCAAAATCATAAACAGCGCTCGCTGATTGGGCACGTAATCCCGCCCTAAACAGGGGACCACATAAACCCATCTATTGCAAATTCAGGGAAAGTCAGACGCGTCGCGAAtgatcttccttcctgtgAGCCGGCCAGAGCTATATAATCCCAATTCTTTCTGGCCGGCGCCTCATTCTTCTCGCATCTTTCATGGAGTCAGTTGGATTCGCCACCCTCCCTTCATTCCTACCAGCAGTCAGCCTATTATATTATCACAATGTCTGATAACGAAGAAGTACGCCCAGTTTCCTCAACCACCACTCCTTCAACCTATCTTCGTTCCTACCTTCCTACGCCTCTACCTTTCTACGCCTCTACCTTCCTATTTTCCTGCCTTCCTACCTTCCTGCCTTCCTACCTTCCTACCTTCCTATCTTCCTATCTTCCTACCTTCCTGTCTTACCACATATCTATTCTCTCTTTGTACATTTTTCCCTCCTAAACGCACATGGCTTCACACCTCACACCTCActcgtcatcttctatTAAAACATGGCTGACTATCGTTGCAGGAATTCGGCGCCAGCTTTGAGGTAAATGGCGCGTCTTCACCCTGATCGACCACATGACTGACACCACTGTCGGTAGTCTGTGGATGAGCTGCAGCAGCATGTGAGTAATAATCGGTCTATCCATCCCCGCAAATGCTAGAGCCCCAACCGGCCGTGAAAACCCAATCAATGATCGGACGGGCAGGTGGCGTTTCGCCTCCCACTATTCATCCTCACTGCCTCTCACAGACCGTCATGAAACATATCCTCACAATTTGGGCAGGGTATCAACGCCTTAGATATCGCCAAGCTCAAATCAGCGGGCATCGTTACTATCCTCGGTGTCGCCCAAACCCCTCGAAAGAACTTGCTGAAGATTAAGGTGCGTTCGCGACGACATCTTCAGATGACTGTGCAGACTTATGCGTAACGTAGGGTCTGTCCGAAGCCAAGGTTGAAAAACTCAAGGTATGATCCTCATCTCTCGTGCAGTCCATGCTAATAATTTATTGTCCGTAGGAAACATGCACTAAAATCCTCGTGAGCCTTAATGACTCGCTTCATACATTGGGCATTGTTGACTTTTAGCCTAGCCCCCCGCTTTTCTCACTGGCACAGAAATTGCAGACCGTCGAGCCAACGTCGTCTACATAACAACCGGATCCAAGTCAGTTGATGCTATGTTAGGTGGAGGAATCGCTACTCAAAGCATCACGGAAGTGTTCGGCGAATATAGAACTGGAAAGGTAGGTCTATGCATCTGCCAGGTTAAACAGTTCTGACTGACTTTGGCACAGACCCAGCTTTGTCATACCTTGTGCGTCTCTACTCAGCTACCCGAAGATCAAGGTGGTGGTAGCGGTAAAGTTGCTTATATCGATACGGAGTGCGTCTTTTCTGCCACGAAACAAAGACGAACTAGTTCACCAACACTGAAACAGAGGTACCTTCCGACCTGACCGAGTCCGCGCTGTAGCAGACCGCTTCGGCGTCGACTCCAACATGGCTCTTGATAACGTTCTTTGCGCACGAGCCTGGAGCTCCGAACATCAGTGTGATTTACTGGTAGATCTGGCCATTCGCTTTGTAGAAGAACGGGCATACAAGTTATTGATCGTGGATAGTATCATGAACCTTTTTCGTAAGTAACAATCGTACTTCACGCCTTTCTGTGCACTGCTGATAGCGAGCGTGCGTAGGTCAAGATTACTCGGGCCGAGGTGAACTTTCCGAAAGACAGCAGGTATGTCCGCTCCATTTACGCAGGGCACATACTAAGGAATGCCATAGAAACTAAACCAGTTCCTCGCACGTCTTCAAAAGCTCGCGGAAGAGTTCAACATTGCAATCGTCTTAACCAATCAAGTACAGGCTGACCCAGGTGTATGTTTCTTTGCCCTTAAATTACCACTCACACATAGTAATTTGACAACTCTCCAGGCTGCTGCAATGTTCGCTGCTGCATCCAGCGCCAAGCCCGTAGGAGGCCACATTCTCGCCCATGCGTACGCCCAACTATTCTCCCCATCCTTTCTCGattcccttctttcatcttgaCTGACTCTTTGAACAGCTCTGCAACTCGTATTGCACTCCGTAAAGGTCGAGGAGACGAACGTATTGCCAAGCTGCAAGACTCGCCTGATATGCCCGAGGGAGAAGCCACCTATACTCTTCGTACCGGGTAAGTCGCCGTTTGAGCCTTCTCTTACTGACCATGATAACTCGACATGACTGATCTGTGACGCATGGTATTAGGGGCTGGGAAGACCCAAGCTAAACGGATTGCTACTCATTTTGACTCCCCCTCCAGAAAGCTTTGCTAGCTTTGCTGATTTCCCGAAACGAAATGACTGTTGTATATACTAACCTCGACAACTTATCACGCAACATTTCACTGCATTTTCTTTATGGTCATGCTGATCAAGGTCCTCAGTTGTATATATGCCCCGGAGCGACATTTGTTGATATTGCTGTGTGTATGGATTTTATTGCCAATAGATATTGGGAGCGTCAAAAGAATGAATGCAGTAGTATAGCCAAGAGTATGTGCATGCGAGAACCAAGGTAACCTGCCATGAAGCGAAACTGAATGACGAAGATGTGAAAGACGTTTAAAGCACGGATTGAGTAGCCACGACGATtgtctctttttttctcctttttctccaccttttTCACAGACCCTCCTGCTCATTATTCCCCTAACCAAAGCTCGCTCTCAAAAAGTTCAACTAATTGGATCATCTCCCATCACCACCCTGCCACTCTTTGAACAATCCATCCAAGCTCTTCCCCACTAACACCGTCGGCAACGTCCTAATAATATCgcccaccttctcctccaccacttctAAACTCTCCCCGGCTTTCGCTGCATAATCCGTTGTCAGCCTATACATCGCCAAAATCGCCAATGAGACATGGGTCTGATGGGAGGCAAAAGGTGAATCCGGTCGAATGAGGGTGGCGAGAGGACCAAAGGAGGGCACGGTGGATGTGCCAAGGGTAGGATTACGTTCTCCTCGTGCGAGACGTAGGAGGATTTCAAGGAGGTcgttgggagaagaggagaggtCGGCAATGAAAGCtcgacgagaagaaggcgtGCCGAGGGAGCTGTTGGAGGCCCAATTATCGAGAATGCTTTGCAACGTCGGTGCCTAAACTGTATTAGTATGCGGTCCCTGTTGCAATAAATGGCCAACTTACAGGATCAGGATCCACAACTTCCAACTTTCCCCTCCAGCCTGCATCGACCCCCTTTCGGCTCTCAAACGACTCAAACAACCATGCGTCCGCCGTATTTGTCCGGAGCCATTTTGGTTCACTGAGAGGATTCTTTTGGTTAAGGTAGACTGTCACTGTAAGCGGTTTCTTATCCATGGAAAGATTGGgcgagaggagatgaaaggGCGGGACGGTAGGATCAGATTCGGTTGAAGAGTTGAGAGAGGATGCGTCTGAAATGGAATAAGGCACAAAACGGTCCTCGTTCTTGTTCCACAATTCCATCTACAGAAAGAATCAGTTTTTTTGAATGGCCGAAAGGCTACAGAGTTTAACGGGTTAACTCACCAAGACACCCTTTGGCAACCTTGCCTCTGCaccttcctcttgttcACTCGTCTCAAGCATCTTCAATTCTACCTCaatctttccttcctttctccatATCCTCACCTTTTCCACGACGTCTACATCAAAGCACATTCGTCTACGGCTATCCTCCCACAAGATCGACAACCTATTCCATGACGGTTGCCCTTCCTTGAGCTGAGGTACTCCGCCTTTAGAGTTGGTATTGGTATTTGTGGTAGTCGATCCATGGGTACGGGGGTGCTCAGAGGTAGTGGATACAGAAGAATGTCTTCGAGCGCGAGTTTTATATGCTGAGGCAGTATTGGACGCAGAGGCAGCAAGGGCAGCAGCAATAGCTTCCGCAGAGTCGTCGGTtactttcttctcctttgtaGAAGCGGAAGTAGCGGGCGCCACCTCTGAGGCGATGCTGGGTTCGGCGGGGTTGGGAACGTCGGGGGTAGTAATAACGGCAGCACTTGGTTGTTCCTCACCAGTCGTAGGAGCATCTGTACTCTCAACCTTGTCCGCCGCAACAAGGGcagcttcatcctccgcaTCTTGCCCATCTTGCTCCACAACGTTGccctcaccctcctctGGCACCACGTTCTCATCAGCGGCAGCGTCATTCTCGATGAGGGTTTCAGCTTCACCATCCGCAGGGACCTCGCCATCGAGCGGGCCTTGTAAAGACGCATCCAAGTCTCCCTGATCAGTACGCATTGAGACGTCACCTTGGCcgatctcttcctcgacTGTTTCTTGGGCACCCGATTCCTGTTCTTGTTCTGGGCGATGATAGCCTGAAAGttcttcaccctcaccctcaccctcaccaGCAAAAGAAAGTTGACCCTCGATCGTTTGCTCCacttgatcttgatcttgctCGTTGGTCTCAGCTTCGCCTTGTACAGGCACATGCGCGGGAGCGTTGGAAATTGGAACAGGGGcggcatcatcatcctgcTGCGTCTCTGTATCTGGCTTGGTAGACGCCGCGCCTTCAACAGGTTCCCCCTCGGCCTTTTCACTTTGCTCTTGCCCATGCTCTGTCTGGGGTCCAACTTTCTGTCCCTGCTCTtgctccttcccttctccctccacACCCTTCTCAGCCCCGCCCGCAGCCATCACACTCGTAGCCACACTACtatccctcctccacctcttaTTACCCGCATTCCCACGGACTTTGGGCATTCGATCAAGTTCGGGGGGAGAATTAAAGTAGATCCTAAACCTGTTGGAATTTGATTCGAATTTGCTTAGCGCGTTGTTACCTGCTGTATTGGTACTGGTACCGGCCGTCGTCGCAGCGGTGGTGGCGGCTGTAGCGCCTGAGCCGAAGCCAGAGGTTGAAGTAGTGTTGCCGTCGCCAGAACCAGGAGCGGGCACTTGCTTGGCGAGGGATGGAGGGTTGGGTGCAAGGTTGGATTTCTTGTGCGCAAGGAGGTAGGCAGCGGTACGTTTGGCTGAATGTTCGTCTTCTGTATGATCAGATCATGTACACCACAACAAACATTACCAGATAATTATTTTTTTCGAGACCCATTCCCACACATGGCGAttaaaaataaaataaaaaccaaagaaaaaaaacgCAAGTGAAACATGGGAATGATTTGGGAATAAGAAATTTCGAGGTGGGAGGGGGGGCGcgagagaaaagaggagggggaaAAACGAAAAACCAAAAGTCAGAACAAAGAACCAAATGAAACGGAAAAGGCATTTTTGGATAAGGGGGATAGAACACACCAGCATCAGGAGACTTTGCCTTTCGTTTTTCACCAcgcttttccttttcctgttccttttcatctttcccctctttctcttcgtcCTTTACTTTACCCTTTTCCTCTACATCTTCAGCCTCGGCAATGAGGGCCTCAGTGCCAGTGACAGAAGGAGCAGCTACATCttcgccctcgccctcaAGAACTGGCGAGGGGTCAAGGGATTCTGGCTCTTGCTTGATTGTCACTTTCTTTTCAGGCGACTGGTTCGCTTGGGAGGTAGGTATGGGTGCAGAGACAGACACTGATGCAGGTTcggcctcttcctcctcaaccttgaCTAGACCATCATGGGTCTCAATTTGAGCCTGAAGCTGATTCTCAGTCTCACCCTCGCCAACCGCAACCCCGACGAGATCCGGAACTTTGCCATCTACAATCCCCCATTCCCAAACATTTTGACCACTACCAAACTTTACACCCACGATCCTAAAGTCCGTCATCGTCGGTTTCACTTCCTTAttatccttttctttccctccctgattcctcttctttgcttgGGCTTTCTCAAAGCCCTTGTTACCTTTGAAcgcccctcctccaccaccaccgcctgCTTGGTTAAAGCCGGGAAGGTTACCggcagaagatgaagcagaaAAGGTGGAAGACACATCATTCCCGTTCGCGTTTGCGTTTCGGCGCATGTTGGCAGGACCACGAGGAGCGTTGGGTGCACCCCTCCCTCGGGCTGGATGTCCACGCATTGGGGCAGCCATCCCGCcggcaggaggaggaggacgaacCATACCCGCCCCTGCGCCAGCGCCTGGCCCCATGGCAGCCGGCCCGGAAGGACCGGCATTAAAAGCTACAGGGGGTGGTCCCCCATTCCCCAAATGAATCGGCGGACgaacagcagcagctgtGTTTTGGCCATGCCCGTGAAACTGATTGTGAGGACCGCGACCACTTACGTTACGATTCCCAAACGGCTGACTTGAGCTCGGACCTGGACCTTGCTTTGGGCCGCCGGCTTGCATAGAGTTGGTGTTGTTCATGttattgttgttgctgttgggCGGACGGTTGTTCATCCTGTTACCGGCGGGACCAGGTGGCGCATCGAATCTCGGTCGCTTTGCTGGCGGGAagccgccgccgccgccggGACCGGAAGCAAGACCGCCGACTTGAGGGCTGGACATGGGTGGACGTGGAGGTCGGTTTTGCTGCGTGGGAGGTCGGAAAGGCGTTGGTGCCGGCGGCTGCATTGGTGAGGGACTAGGGTTCGCATTGACGTTGGGACGGTAAGACGGCTgctggggaggaggggtaTACGACTGTTGAGCCGCTGGAGAATAGTACTGTTGTTGATAGGCTGGGTATGCTTGCTGCGCCACTGGCTGAGGACGGAAACcaggttgttgttgctgttgctgctgctgtacAGAAGCCtgaggttgaggttgaCCCCATGCATATGCCTGTTGTCCCGCTGGtgctgccgctgccgcTGGTGGTGGCCCCGCTACTGCCGCTGTTTGATGCGGCGGCCTTGCTCCGGGTTGCGGCCGAGCTGGATACGCCTGGTACTGTTGCTGGCCATATGCCTGTTGCTGGCCGTACCCCAGACTGGGCTGTGTGGCAGCTGTAGCATACGCCTGGGTGTTGGGCGGAGGCCTGTAGGGCTGGGACGGGCCGGCGACAGGCTGCGGCTTGTTGTGCTGGGCACCAGCGCCGTAGCCATAGTTGGCGTAGGGATTGTTCACGGTGGGCGTGCCGGCAGCTGGCGGCTGAGCCGGCATCGCCGGGGCAGAGTATGCCTGCTGCGTGATCCCCTGCGCCTGTGTTTCTGTGAGCATAGACTGTGGACAGATGCGGGCGACTTGCCTGGTAGTAGGCGGCCCAGGCAGCGGCATGTGCTGCAGCCTGTTCTGGCGTCTGGCCGTACGGATTCtggtgctgctgctgggCGGGGGGCTGTCCCGGGGGGAGCGGGGGCGCTGGGCCCTGTGCGCCCTGGGGATACTGCTTCCCGGCGTGCTTGTTCATTTTGCAGCGATGAGATGCAAGTGCAAGAGAGCGTTCTGTAATCGAAAAAGGCGGCGCATTAGTTCCGCGCCGCAGGGATTAGAAATTTTGTGTAATTGCCCGCTGTGATTTGTAATTGCACCATCTCCCCCCCACGATGCCGTCCACGGCCCAGAACACGCTGCCCCTGCCGTATGCGCAGGTGGCGGCACAGCCAAGGCGAGAGCAGAGACAGCCCACACGGTGAGCAGCGAGTCCAGCAGCCAGAGAAACCCGCTCACGCCCCGCAGAACATCCAAGCTCGGCAGCAGTACGTCCCAGCACACACCCCTATGCATCGCCCACTGACATGTCTGCCAGAGCTCAAGGTCCTCCCGACCCAGCCAGAGACCCCCACCATcccagaggaggaagaggacgacgaTGGGACAGGCCGCGCACTTGCCGATCACGACGAGTCTGAAGGCGTCGAGGTGCGTCTGCTTGGCTTTGCAGAACGGCCATGCATGCTGTCGACGATCGCAGGCGCTGACAGCAGAGACGCAGTTCTACACGCCCATCTCCCAGATCCCAAAGGGCACAGCCCGTCGAGACGCCCAGCGTCTCACCAAGTCCGAAAAAGCCAAGCTCCCGCGGGTGACAGCGTACTGTACCGCAGCGTGCGTCCATACTCCTGCCCGCTGCCCAGATTCAACGTCCTAACGACTCGACTGACTTGTAGCACGTACAACCTGCAGGCGATGCAAGCCTACCTCGCCTCCCGCCCGGCATACCACCGCACCCACCCGCGCATGTTCGACACCGAATGTCTACACACGCCATACCTGCCCCCTCCCACCCTGGGCCCGCACGGCATGTCAGCCCATAGAAATTCTCCGAGGCTGAAACCTGTCTCTGGAGCTGGTCATGTACCAGAAGGGGATTTGCTCAATTTAGGGAATGACTATTCATCAACGGCTCATAAACGTGCCAGCTCGCCAAGCCGATCTAACCAGAACCAAAACCAAAACGAGGTAAAGCGCCAACCGGGGTTCTCTAAACGACCCGGTAGCGGGCGCAAGAAATCCTCTTCTGGGTCAACGTCCAAAGACACCGGCGCGGATGGGATGACGGATAgtgagagggaagaggatgatgactttgaagaCGAATGGATCCCGGACGTGTTCCTGTTCGAGTATGGGTGCGTCGTGCTTTGGGGAATGACGGAaagggaggagaaaaagttCTTGGCTAGCATGTGTGTCTTTTAATGTGCTATTCATAGGACGTACGAGCTGACGAGGATAACAGAAAGAGGTTTGAAATTGAGAGATTATCAGCCGAAGACGTCGAGATGGAGGACCTCAATTTTTACTATGCCGATTACTCTCGGTACGTCGCTTTCCACTCCATACACCTCTCCCAAATCACAAACGCTGAGACTTTTGCCAACTTGTTTCAAGTATATACAACGACGTAATCACGTTGCGTAAAGGATCTTCCTACATGTACGTCCTCTCCCCTaatgccttttttttttacctCTCGCATACCTGCTTCGACTAACACGATTCTACATGATGACAGGACAAAACTCTCCCTTTCACATGCGCTCTCCCAATCCGTCAAGATATCACTATTCGAAGAACTCATCATGGGTACGATCGAGCAAACGAAAGATATCCCCAAGAGCCTTTCCGAAACTGGAAAAATTGGCGTGCGtcccttccccatcttgGGTTATCATCAAGTTTGCAAGTTTACTaatcgtcttcttcctttccttttcttctctgtaTGATGATTGTAGTTGCCAAGAAGTGAGATTATGAAGCAGATCGGAAACCTTTTCATTCTGCGTATCAATATCAACCTCGTCGGGTCTATCCTCGATTCTCCCGTAAGCCGTTTTCTTCCCCCCTCCCTCTTTTGCACCCCACTAATCcctgccttttttttccctctccctctaCCTCCCCCCCCGATCTGAAACGACAGGAATTCTTCTGGACATTCCCCGACCTCGAACCACTCTACAACGCCGCCCGGTCATACCTCGAAATCGGCCAACGTGTCGAACTCTTAAACGCCCGTGTAGATGTTTTGCAGGATATGCTCAAgttgttgaaggagagTGTGAATTCGAGTCATGGAGAGAGGTTGGAGGCTATTGTCATTTTCTTAATGTCCGTCCTTACCCAACACGACTTGTTACTGATGCTGACGAATGGAAATGTCCAGTGGAATTGAGATTGTCCTCGGTATCATCACCATTCTTGTCGATCTCAGTTTCTCGTAGAAATCCCGACGACTCAAAAAATCGACATCGAGTCGAAACTGAGTCGAGATCAAGATTGCGTCAAGAAGCCCAGATCTGTAACAAATGAAAAGGTTTGAGCAAGGACGGACAGCTAGGGAAGGGGCAGTGTAAATGCAGTTAAATAGATGCTGATACAGCGAAGCCTTGTATGTATGAAtaaaaatggaagaagagcgtTATTATGGAGCAATTTTGCTTCCAAAAAGTGGGTGTAAAAGCAGGAGATCAGGCGGGAAAATGGAAAGGGGAGAAAGCCATGATAATTAGAGAAGCGTCTTGAGAAAATAAAATGATACGTCTTGCCTGGTCCTTGTCGCAGGATAAAAAGATCAGATCCAGCACGTGTAATCAATCAAACCGTATTTCCGAAGACTAGCTGTTCGTAATCGCCTAATCCGTCAGGATAAATACGCCCAGCCATACCTTTCGAAACCTCTTGCTGCACCGATATTGTATGCCTTTTCTCAGCAAACCCCTCATCATTGCCCTTGCGTATAAGAAAAGGCAGTGAAATGCATCTAATACAATAAACAGCAAATTACTTGGTGTGGTGGATCCTAAGCTTGCCGGGAACGTGAACATAGTTGTTCGCTAAACCACCATCGATCAGCCAACTATTATCatcccaaaaaaaaagaaaaaaagaatgagaATGATGACTCACCATAGCTCTTGGGAGGAATCTCAATTTTCTTCGGCTCATCAACCTTGTATGGCCATCCTTGCTTCTCAGCAAAGTAAATCGCGTCCTCCTTGGACCTAAACGCCAAAGTGGTACCCTGCACATAATCCGCCGAAGACGCCCAGCCCATGAGTCGGTTCTCCCATCGGCCAGCACCTTGCAGAACATCAAAGTCGATTATCCATCGCTTGGTCTTGCCCTTGGCAGATTGCATAGTGTTTTTTGTGGGACGGAAGATACGGACCGGTCGGTGGAGGAGCTCGGCTGTGGTTTCACGTAGGTGTGGAAATGcggaaagatggagattgTCAGCGAGTGTGACACGGTAGGTGAGCGCATCATACGTGAGATGAC
This window harbors:
- a CDS encoding meiotic recombination-related protein, putative, producing the protein MSDNEEEFGASFESVDELQQHGINALDIAKLKSAGIVTILGVAQTPRKNLLKIKGLSEAKVEKLKETCTKILPPAFLTGTEIADRRANVVYITTGSKSVDAMLGGGIATQSITEVFGEYRTGKTQLCHTLCVSTQLPEDQGGGSGKVAYIDTEGTFRPDRVRAVADRFGVDSNMALDNVLCARAWSSEHQCDLLVDLAIRFVEERAYKLLIVDSIMNLFRQDYSGRGELSERQQKLNQFLARLQKLAEEFNIAIVLTNQVQADPGAAAMFAAASSAKPVGGHILAHASATRIALRKGRGDERIAKLQDSPDMPEGEATYTLRTGGWEDPS
- a CDS encoding cytoplasm protein, putative encodes the protein MPSTAQNTLPLPYAQVAAQPRREQRQPTRTSKLGSKLKVLPTQPETPTIPEEEEDDDGTGRALADHDESEGVEFYTPISQIPKGTARRDAQRLTKSEKAKLPRVTAYCTAATYNLQAMQAYLASRPAYHRTHPRMFDTECLHTPYLPPPTLGPHGMSAHRNSPRLKPVSGAGHVPEGDLLNLGNDYSSTAHKRASSPSRSNQNQNQNEVKRQPGFSKRPGSGRKKSSSGSTSKDTGADGMTDSEREEDDDFEDEWIPDVFLFEYGCVVLWGMTEREEKKFLASIKRFEIERLSAEDVEMEDLNFYYADYSRIYNDVITLRKGSSYMTKLSLSHALSQSVKISLFEELIMGTIEQTKDIPKSLSETGKIGLPRSEIMKQIGNLFILRININLVGSILDSPEFFWTFPDLEPLYNAARSYLEIGQRVELLNARVDVLQDMLKLLKESVNSSHGERLEAIVIFLIGIEIVLGIITILVDLSFS